One Vicia villosa cultivar HV-30 ecotype Madison, WI unplaced genomic scaffold, Vvil1.0 ctg.000063F_1_1_1, whole genome shotgun sequence genomic region harbors:
- the LOC131623375 gene encoding uncharacterized protein LOC131623375 has translation MENSGSFKEKTLFNGVYFGEFKSKLFHGKGKYTWSNGTIYEGDWVDGKRTGKGRIIWPCGKKYKGELSKNYSLMGGKNRNIYIGNWKNNKRDGRGIIKWASGDVLDGCWSNGRLRSGVYRFANGDVYTGGLKNSHFHRKGESAWSNDEIIYEGDCVKGKITGKGLLIWPSGTNYVGNFDKNCLHDNGTYTWKDGSVYIGNWKNNKTDGKGIMKWANGDFFDGCWSKGVRHGSGVYRFANGDVCIGKFKSKFLYGKGKYTCSNGTIYKGYWDDGTMTKKIPDLENVVGDCVLLQICNKGESDAGLSCLVTKRKNIEGVMIVEKIEQYSETTKLEVMQGKKSSSIRTFFKTVKAKLERNLQLGRDHETM, from the exons ATGGAAAACAGTGGAAG TTTTAAAGAGAAGACTCTTTTCAATGGGGTCTACTTTGGTGAATTCAAGAGTAAGCTTTTCCATGGCAAGGGAAAGTATACATGGTCAAACGGAACAATATACGAGGGTGATTGGGTTGATGGAAAGAGAACCGGAAAAGGGCGGATCATATGGCCGTGCGGGAAAAAGTATAAGGGCGAACTGTCGAAGAATTATTCTCTAATGGGTGGTAAGAATAGAAATATCTACATTGGAAATTGGAAAAACAATAAAAGAGATGGAAGGGGGATAATAAAGTGGGCTAGCGGCGATGTTTTAGATGGTTGTTGGTCGAATGGACGCTTAAGGTCCGGAGTTTATAGATTTGCAAATGGTGATGTCTATACTGGTGGCTTGAAGAATAGCCATTTTCATAGAAAAGGTGAGAGTGCATGGTCGAATGATGAAATAATATATGAGGGCGATTGTGTTAAGGGAAAAATTACGGGAAAAGGATTGCTGATATGGCCATCAGGAACAAATTATGTGGGAAATTTCGACAAAAATTGTCTCCATGATAATGGCACATACACTTGGAAGGATGGAAGTGTTTACATTGGAAATTGGAAGAACAATAAAACAGATGGAAAAGGGATTATGAAGTGGGCTAATGGTGATTTTTTTGATGGTTGCTGGTCAAAGGGAGTGAGACATGGATCTGGAGTTTATAGATTTGCAAACGGAGATGTCTGCATTGGTAAATTCAAAAGTAAATTTCTTTATGGTAAAGGAAAGTACACATGTTCAAATGGAACAATATATAAGGGATATTGGGATGATGGAACAATGACAAAGAAAATACCGGATCTTGAGAATGTTGTTGGAGACTGCGTGTTATTGCAGATTTGTAATAAAGGTGAGTCCGACGCTGGTTTGAGTTGTTTGGTTACCAAAAGGAAAAATATAGAAGGAGTTATGATTGTTGAGAAAATTGAGCAGTATTCAGAAACAACCAAACTTGAAGTGATGCAAGGAAAGAAAAGTTCAAGTATAAGGACATTTTTCAAGACTGTCAAAGCTAAGCTGGAGCGGAATTTGCAACTTGGCAG AGATCATGAGACAATGTGA